One Azoarcus sp. DN11 DNA segment encodes these proteins:
- the paaB gene encoding 1,2-phenylacetyl-CoA epoxidase subunit PaaB gives MKEWPLWEVFIRSQHGLAHKHVGSLHAPDAEMAINNARDVYTRRNEGLSIWVVPAGEVTASSPADKDALFEPANNKIYRHPTFFPVPEEVKHM, from the coding sequence ATGAAGGAATGGCCCCTTTGGGAAGTGTTCATCCGCAGCCAGCACGGCCTCGCCCACAAGCACGTCGGCAGCCTGCATGCGCCGGATGCCGAGATGGCGATCAACAACGCGCGCGACGTCTACACGCGCCGCAATGAAGGCCTGTCGATCTGGGTCGTGCCCGCCGGCGAAGTGACCGCGAGCAGCCCGGCCGACAAGGATGCGCTGTTCGAGCCCGCGAACAACAAGATCTACCGCCACCCGACCTTCTTCCCGGTGCCGGAAGAAGTGAAGCACATGTGA
- the dmpE gene encoding 2-oxopent-4-enoate hydratase — MNEEKIRQYGDELFDAWRERRTLQPLLEREPDITLDDAYRIQLRYIERRVQAGEKIVGKKIGVTSKPVQDFLGVFQPDFGQLTSGMVYQEGDVIDLGSLIQPKAEAELAFVLKHDLQGPGVTAMDVIRATDYVVPCFEIVDSRITDWKIRIQDTVADNASCGVYVLGKTKGDPRKLDITLAGMVLEKNGELHSTGVGAAVQGSPANAVAWLANTLGELGIPFKAGEVILSGSQSPLVTVVDGDELVCTVGGLGSCRVKFAGRSAV, encoded by the coding sequence ATGAACGAAGAAAAGATCAGGCAATACGGCGACGAGCTCTTCGACGCCTGGCGCGAGCGTCGCACGCTGCAGCCGCTGCTGGAGCGCGAGCCGGACATCACGCTCGACGACGCCTACCGCATCCAGCTGCGCTACATCGAGCGCCGTGTTCAGGCGGGCGAAAAGATTGTCGGCAAGAAGATCGGCGTGACGAGCAAGCCGGTGCAGGACTTCCTCGGCGTGTTCCAGCCGGATTTTGGTCAGCTCACGTCCGGCATGGTGTACCAGGAAGGCGACGTCATCGACCTCGGCTCGCTGATCCAGCCCAAGGCCGAAGCCGAACTCGCCTTCGTGCTCAAGCACGACCTGCAGGGCCCGGGCGTGACGGCGATGGACGTGATCCGCGCGACCGACTACGTCGTGCCCTGCTTCGAGATCGTCGATTCGCGCATCACCGACTGGAAGATCCGCATCCAGGACACGGTCGCCGACAACGCGTCCTGCGGCGTGTATGTGCTCGGCAAGACCAAGGGCGACCCGAGGAAGCTCGACATCACGCTTGCCGGCATGGTGCTGGAGAAGAACGGCGAGCTGCATTCGACCGGCGTCGGCGCGGCGGTGCAGGGCTCGCCCGCAAACGCGGTCGCGTGGCTCGCGAACACGCTGGGCGAGCTCGGCATCCCGTTCAAGGCCGGCGAAGTGATCCTGTCGGGATCGCAGTCCCCGCTGGTGACCGTCGTCGATGGCGACGAACTCGTGTGTACCGTCGGCGGCCTGGGTAGCTGCCGCGTGAAATTTGCCGGAAGGAGCGCGGTATGA
- the paaA gene encoding 1,2-phenylacetyl-CoA epoxidase subunit PaaA, with translation MYAQMVDTGMKRVQGLDEMSAEERAFQEKIDAGIKIEAKDWMPEGYRRTLIRQISQHAHSEIVGQLPEGNWVTRAPSLKRKAILLAKIQDEAGHGLYLYSAAETLGVTRDQVYADLLSGKVKYSSIFNYPTTNWADIGTVGWLVDGAAIMNQIPLCRCSYGPYSRAMVRVCKEESFHQRQGYDLVMAMAKGTPEQKATAQDALNRWWWPALMMFGPSDGESVHSAQSMQWKIKILSNDELRQKFVDQTVPQAEYLGLTIPDPDLKWNEDTGHYDFGGIDWEEFRQVVAGNGPCNRDRLRTRVKAWEDGAWFRDALLAHAEKKSERQVATAKAA, from the coding sequence ATGTACGCCCAGATGGTGGACACGGGGATGAAGCGGGTGCAGGGGCTCGACGAGATGTCGGCCGAGGAGCGCGCCTTCCAGGAGAAGATCGACGCGGGGATCAAGATCGAGGCCAAGGACTGGATGCCGGAAGGCTACCGCCGCACCTTGATCCGCCAGATCTCGCAGCACGCGCACTCGGAGATCGTCGGCCAGCTGCCCGAAGGCAACTGGGTCACGCGCGCGCCGAGCTTGAAGCGCAAGGCGATCCTGCTGGCGAAGATCCAGGACGAGGCGGGCCACGGCCTGTACCTCTACAGCGCCGCCGAGACGCTCGGCGTGACGCGCGACCAGGTCTATGCCGACCTGCTGTCGGGCAAGGTGAAGTACTCCAGCATCTTCAATTACCCGACCACCAACTGGGCCGACATCGGCACGGTCGGCTGGCTGGTCGACGGCGCGGCGATCATGAACCAGATCCCGCTGTGCCGCTGCTCCTACGGCCCGTACTCGCGGGCGATGGTGCGCGTGTGCAAGGAGGAATCCTTCCACCAGCGCCAGGGCTACGACCTCGTGATGGCGATGGCGAAGGGCACGCCGGAACAGAAGGCGACGGCGCAGGACGCGCTGAACCGCTGGTGGTGGCCGGCGCTGATGATGTTCGGGCCATCGGATGGCGAGTCCGTGCATAGCGCGCAGTCGATGCAGTGGAAGATCAAGATCCTGTCGAACGACGAGCTGCGCCAGAAGTTCGTCGACCAGACCGTGCCGCAGGCCGAATACCTGGGCCTGACGATCCCCGATCCCGACCTGAAGTGGAACGAGGACACCGGCCACTACGACTTCGGCGGGATCGACTGGGAGGAGTTCCGCCAGGTCGTCGCCGGCAACGGCCCCTGCAACCGCGACCGCCTGCGCACCCGCGTGAAGGCCTGGGAAGACGGGGCATGGTTCCGCGACGCGCTGCTCGCCCACGCCGAGAAGAAATCCGAAAGACAAGTCGCGACCGCCAAGGCCGCCTGA
- a CDS encoding PAS domain-containing sensor histidine kinase, with product MDQPAPSMDASPPSPERPEIEFRDIPFQGIIEQSLAGVYLVFDERFQYVNSTFAAMFGYTREEFVGTSIRELVLPDFVGEAMEYYRLRVYEGVPSIRYFTRCRHRDGHVVHIEVHGSRVDYHGQPALAGVVIDVSERVRRDMDLHRSRRRLRELASYINSSREELRGQLAREVHDVLGGMLSSIKLDVFRIQRRSTDPALAEIHEIADELLPLIQDTIDTARQISDELRPRMLDTLGLVAAIRSELQAFGRRNEVVVGFSVVGREPELSAETATQCFRVFQEALTNIGRHAQAETVEVQVNCRDGRFELQVRDDGKGIDRPSMREGSIGMLSMAERARNVGGSLYVHARAGGGTVVLLAVPGHMGRRGNDRTADR from the coding sequence ATGGACCAGCCTGCACCTTCCATGGACGCTTCTCCTCCGTCCCCTGAACGCCCCGAAATCGAGTTCCGCGACATCCCCTTTCAGGGAATCATCGAGCAGTCGCTGGCGGGCGTGTACCTGGTGTTCGACGAACGCTTCCAGTACGTGAACTCGACCTTCGCGGCAATGTTCGGCTATACGCGCGAAGAATTCGTCGGCACCTCGATCCGGGAGCTCGTTCTGCCGGACTTTGTCGGCGAGGCGATGGAGTACTACCGGCTCCGCGTGTACGAGGGCGTGCCGTCAATCCGCTATTTCACCCGATGCCGGCATCGGGACGGGCATGTCGTGCATATCGAGGTGCATGGTTCGCGGGTCGACTATCATGGCCAGCCGGCCCTGGCGGGCGTGGTGATCGACGTCAGCGAGCGCGTGCGGCGGGACATGGACCTGCATCGGTCGCGCCGACGGTTGCGGGAACTCGCGTCCTATATCAACAGCTCGCGGGAAGAGCTGCGCGGGCAACTGGCGCGCGAGGTGCATGATGTACTGGGCGGCATGCTCAGTTCGATCAAGCTCGATGTCTTCCGCATCCAGCGCCGATCGACCGACCCCGCCTTGGCGGAGATCCATGAGATCGCTGACGAACTCCTGCCGCTGATCCAGGACACCATCGACACGGCGCGGCAGATTTCCGACGAGCTGCGGCCGCGGATGCTCGACACGCTCGGCCTGGTGGCGGCGATCCGGAGCGAGCTGCAGGCATTCGGGCGGCGCAACGAGGTCGTCGTCGGATTCTCGGTGGTGGGAAGGGAACCCGAACTTTCGGCGGAAACCGCGACGCAGTGCTTCCGGGTGTTCCAGGAGGCATTGACGAATATCGGACGGCACGCGCAGGCGGAAACGGTGGAAGTGCAGGTGAACTGCAGGGATGGCCGCTTCGAGCTGCAGGTCCGCGACGACGGGAAGGGGATCGACCGGCCTTCGATGCGGGAGGGCTCGATCGGGATGTTGAGCATGGCCGAACGCGCGCGCAATGTCGGCGGTTCGCTGTATGTACATGCGCGCGCCGGGGGTGGAACAGTCGTGCTTCTGGCGGTACCGGGTCATATGGGGCGACGTGGCAATGATCGAACTGCTGATCGTTGA
- a CDS encoding phenol 2-monooxygenase domain-containing protein produces MSYELTIEPLGQTIPIEEGQTILDAALRAGVYLPHACCHGLCATCKVQVVDGEVDHGEASSFALMDFERNEQKTLACCATAQGDIVIEAEIEEDPDAENLPVRDFTGTVSRIETLTSTIKGVWIKLDDAEGMRFQAGQYINLELPDGIGSRAFSVASAPSGSGEIELNIRIVPGGQGTRYVHETMRVGERTKISGPYGRFFVKKSADVPVVFMAGGSGLSSPRSMILDLLEEGFERPITLVYGQRTREELYYHDEFLALAEQHPNFRYVPALSHEPEGSGWQGFRGFVHEAAKHHFDNDFRGHKAYLCGPPLMIDACITTLMQGRLFERDIYTEKFISAADAQQVRSPLFKAI; encoded by the coding sequence ATGAGCTACGAGCTGACCATCGAGCCGCTCGGCCAGACGATCCCCATCGAGGAAGGGCAGACCATCCTCGATGCGGCGCTGCGGGCCGGCGTGTACCTGCCGCATGCGTGCTGTCACGGGCTGTGCGCGACCTGCAAGGTGCAGGTCGTCGACGGTGAGGTCGATCACGGCGAGGCGTCGAGCTTCGCGCTGATGGACTTCGAGCGCAACGAGCAGAAGACGCTCGCCTGTTGCGCGACGGCGCAAGGCGACATCGTGATCGAGGCCGAGATCGAGGAGGACCCGGACGCCGAAAACCTGCCGGTCCGTGATTTCACAGGCACCGTGAGCCGCATCGAGACGCTGACGTCGACGATCAAGGGCGTGTGGATCAAGCTCGACGACGCGGAGGGGATGCGCTTCCAGGCGGGGCAGTACATCAACCTGGAGCTGCCCGACGGCATCGGCAGCCGCGCGTTCTCGGTCGCCAGTGCGCCGTCCGGGTCGGGCGAGATCGAGCTCAACATCCGCATCGTTCCGGGCGGGCAGGGCACGCGCTACGTGCATGAAACGATGCGCGTGGGCGAGCGCACGAAGATCTCCGGGCCTTACGGGCGCTTCTTCGTGAAGAAGTCGGCCGACGTGCCGGTGGTCTTCATGGCGGGCGGCTCCGGGCTGTCGAGCCCGCGCTCGATGATCCTGGATCTGCTCGAAGAAGGCTTCGAGCGGCCGATCACGCTGGTGTACGGCCAGCGCACGCGCGAGGAGCTGTATTACCACGACGAATTCCTCGCGCTCGCCGAGCAGCATCCGAACTTCCGCTACGTGCCGGCGCTGTCGCACGAACCGGAAGGCAGCGGCTGGCAGGGCTTCCGTGGCTTCGTGCATGAGGCGGCGAAGCACCACTTCGACAACGACTTCCGCGGACACAAGGCCTATCTGTGCGGCCCGCCGCTGATGATCGACGCGTGCATCACGACGTTGATGCAGGGGCGGCTGTTCGAGCGCGACATCTACACCGAGAAGTTCATCTCGGCGGCGGATGCGCAGCAGGTGCGCAGCCCCTTGTTCAAGGCTATCTGA
- a CDS encoding 2-hydroxymuconic semialdehyde dehydrogenase encodes MRQIQNFIGGEFLAAASGKRFDKRSPLDNRVIASIAEAGRAEVDAAVSAARAALHGEWGGLTTEQRVELLYGVANEITRRFEDFVEAEMADTGQPRHVMTSAFIPRGAANFKVFADVVKNVPNESFQMATPDGRGALNYGIRVPKGVIGVICPWNAPFMLMTWKVGPALACGNTVVVKPSEESPHTATLLGEVMNAVGVPKGVYNVVHGFGPDSAGEFLTQNRGVDAITFTGETRTGAAIMKAASEGMRDVSFELGGKNAGIVFADADFDAAVDGIFRSAFLNSGQVCLGTERVYVERPIFERFVQALKEKAEGVKFGRPDDHDANYGPLISQEHRQKVLSYYRKAVEEGATVVTGGGVPQMPGALAEGAWVEPTIWTGLPDDAAVVREEIFGPCCHIRPFDSENEVVALANDTEYGLSTTIWTTNLARAHRVAARVEVGITWVNSWFLRDLRTAFGGSKQSGIGREGGVHSLEFYTETRNVCVKL; translated from the coding sequence ATGCGTCAGATTCAGAATTTCATCGGCGGCGAGTTCCTGGCCGCCGCGAGTGGCAAGCGCTTCGACAAGCGTTCGCCGCTCGACAACCGCGTGATCGCGTCGATCGCCGAAGCCGGCCGGGCCGAAGTCGACGCCGCGGTGAGCGCCGCGCGCGCCGCATTGCACGGCGAGTGGGGCGGCCTGACGACCGAGCAGCGCGTCGAGCTGCTGTACGGCGTGGCCAACGAGATCACGCGCCGCTTCGAGGATTTCGTCGAGGCGGAGATGGCCGACACCGGCCAGCCGCGTCACGTCATGACCAGCGCGTTCATCCCGCGCGGCGCGGCCAACTTCAAGGTGTTCGCCGACGTGGTCAAGAACGTGCCGAACGAGTCCTTCCAGATGGCGACGCCGGACGGCCGCGGCGCGCTGAACTACGGCATCCGCGTGCCCAAGGGCGTGATCGGCGTGATCTGCCCGTGGAACGCGCCTTTCATGCTGATGACCTGGAAGGTGGGTCCGGCGCTGGCCTGCGGCAACACGGTCGTCGTGAAGCCGTCGGAGGAGTCGCCGCACACGGCGACGCTGCTCGGCGAAGTGATGAATGCGGTGGGCGTGCCCAAGGGTGTCTACAACGTCGTGCATGGCTTCGGGCCCGACTCGGCGGGTGAGTTCCTGACGCAGAACCGCGGCGTCGACGCGATCACCTTCACCGGCGAGACGCGCACCGGCGCGGCGATCATGAAGGCGGCGTCCGAAGGCATGCGTGACGTGTCCTTCGAGCTCGGCGGCAAGAACGCCGGCATCGTGTTCGCGGATGCGGATTTCGATGCGGCGGTCGACGGCATCTTCCGCTCGGCCTTCCTCAACTCCGGCCAGGTCTGTCTCGGCACCGAGCGCGTGTATGTCGAGCGCCCGATCTTCGAGCGCTTCGTGCAGGCGCTGAAGGAGAAGGCGGAAGGCGTGAAGTTCGGACGTCCCGACGACCACGATGCGAATTACGGCCCGCTGATCAGCCAGGAGCACCGCCAGAAGGTGCTGTCGTACTACCGCAAGGCGGTCGAGGAGGGCGCCACCGTCGTGACCGGCGGAGGCGTGCCGCAGATGCCGGGCGCGCTCGCCGAAGGCGCGTGGGTCGAGCCGACGATCTGGACCGGGCTGCCCGACGACGCGGCGGTCGTGCGCGAGGAGATCTTCGGGCCCTGCTGCCACATCCGCCCGTTCGACAGCGAGAACGAAGTCGTCGCGCTGGCGAACGACACCGAATACGGCCTCTCGACGACGATCTGGACGACGAACCTCGCGCGTGCGCATCGCGTCGCGGCACGCGTCGAAGTCGGCATCACCTGGGTGAATAGCTGGTTCCTGCGCGATCTCCGTACCGCGTTCGGCGGATCCAAGCAGTCCGGCATCGGCCGCGAAGGGGGCGTCCATTCGCTCGAGTTCTATACGGAAACGCGCAACGTTTGCGTGAAGCTCTGA
- a CDS encoding phenol hydroxylase subunit P4, with product MTVAATKEYVGVARDRVENFNGKQLVYASWDHHLLFAAPFLLYAAPQMSFRELVEGPLTALVQPDPDGAAIDWTQVEWLKSNQPWTPDFERSLADNGIGHKDQIRFRTPNLTTLAVAA from the coding sequence ATGACCGTAGCAGCAACCAAGGAATACGTCGGCGTCGCACGCGACCGCGTAGAGAACTTCAACGGCAAGCAGCTGGTGTATGCGAGCTGGGATCACCACCTGCTGTTCGCGGCGCCCTTCCTGCTGTACGCGGCGCCGCAGATGAGCTTCCGCGAGCTGGTCGAAGGGCCGCTGACGGCGCTCGTGCAGCCGGACCCGGACGGCGCCGCGATCGACTGGACGCAGGTCGAGTGGCTGAAGTCCAACCAGCCCTGGACGCCGGACTTCGAGCGCAGCCTCGCGGACAACGGCATCGGCCACAAGGACCAGATCCGCTTCCGCACGCCGAACCTGACGACTCTCGCCGTCGCCGCCTGA
- a CDS encoding 2-hydroxymuconate tautomerase family protein yields the protein MPIIEMHLAEGRTAEQKRKVANAVTEAVIQALGVKSEAVRVLITEHGNEEFYVAGETLAERAERQRVAAIVEQGQ from the coding sequence ATGCCCATCATCGAAATGCATCTCGCGGAGGGACGCACGGCCGAGCAGAAGCGCAAGGTCGCGAACGCCGTCACCGAAGCCGTCATCCAGGCGCTCGGCGTGAAGTCCGAGGCCGTGCGCGTCCTGATCACCGAACACGGCAACGAGGAGTTCTACGTTGCCGGCGAAACCCTGGCGGAGCGTGCCGAACGGCAGCGCGTCGCCGCAATCGTGGAGCAAGGCCAATGA
- a CDS encoding response regulator transcription factor, whose protein sequence is MIELLIVDDHTIFRSGLRRMLSDEADIHVADEASDGAGALAKIRSGKFDVVLMDINMAGRSGLDTLESIRAERPELPVIMLSMYPEEQYAVLALRARANAYLSKDVEPQELLTAIRHVVGGGRYVSPRSAANLLMQMDRAREGAPHEKLTAREMQVMMKIVRGMSLTDVGVQMCLSVKTVSTYRVRILEKLGLASNAELVQYAMRNGLLD, encoded by the coding sequence ATGATCGAACTGCTGATCGTTGATGATCATACGATCTTCCGCTCGGGCCTGAGGCGGATGCTCTCGGACGAGGCGGACATCCACGTCGCGGACGAGGCGAGCGACGGGGCCGGCGCGCTTGCGAAGATACGCAGCGGCAAGTTCGATGTCGTGCTGATGGATATCAACATGGCGGGCCGCAGCGGCCTCGACACGCTCGAATCGATCCGCGCCGAGCGGCCCGAGCTGCCGGTCATCATGCTGTCGATGTATCCGGAGGAGCAGTACGCGGTGCTCGCGCTGCGGGCGCGTGCGAATGCCTACCTGTCGAAGGACGTCGAGCCGCAGGAGTTGTTGACCGCGATCCGGCACGTGGTCGGGGGAGGGCGCTACGTCTCGCCGCGCAGTGCCGCGAATCTGCTGATGCAGATGGATCGCGCGCGCGAAGGCGCGCCGCACGAGAAGCTCACCGCGCGCGAGATGCAGGTGATGATGAAGATCGTGCGCGGCATGTCGCTCACCGACGTGGGCGTGCAGATGTGCCTGTCGGTGAAGACCGTGAGCACGTACCGCGTCCGCATCCTCGAGAAGCTCGGGCTCGCGAGCAACGCCGAGCTCGTGCAGTACGCGATGCGCAACGGCCTGCTGGACTGA
- the dmpG gene encoding 4-hydroxy-2-oxovalerate aldolase: MSQTSSSLKGRKVILHDMCLRDGMHAKREQISVEQMVKVATALDDAGIPYIQVTHGAGLGGNSLQHGFAMAPNEEYISAVASRMKQAKVSVLLIPGLGTMKELQAAYDAGARSVHVATHCTEADTSPQHIAYARKLGMDTTGFLMMSHLNDAAGIAQQGKLMESYGAQTIYVTDSAGYMLPEDVKARFAALREVLKPETEIGFHGHHNLGMGIANSIAAIEAGASRIDGSVAGLGAGAGNTPLEVFAAVCERMGIETGVDLFKIMDVAEDVIVPMMDHIVRVDRESLTLGFAGVYSTFLLHSKRAAERFGVPARDILVELGRKKMIGGQEDMIQDTAMTMAKERGLLQDVAA; encoded by the coding sequence ATGAGCCAGACTTCTTCCAGCCTCAAGGGCCGCAAGGTCATCCTGCATGACATGTGCCTGCGCGACGGCATGCACGCGAAGCGCGAGCAGATCAGCGTCGAGCAGATGGTGAAAGTCGCCACCGCGCTCGACGATGCCGGCATCCCCTATATTCAAGTCACGCACGGCGCGGGCCTCGGCGGCAACTCGCTGCAGCACGGCTTCGCGATGGCGCCGAACGAGGAATACATCTCGGCCGTTGCATCGCGCATGAAGCAGGCCAAGGTGTCGGTGCTGCTGATTCCCGGCCTCGGCACGATGAAGGAACTGCAGGCCGCCTACGACGCGGGCGCGCGTAGCGTGCATGTGGCGACCCATTGCACCGAAGCGGATACCTCGCCGCAGCACATCGCTTACGCACGCAAGCTCGGCATGGACACCACCGGCTTCCTGATGATGTCGCACCTCAACGACGCGGCCGGCATCGCGCAGCAGGGCAAGCTGATGGAGTCCTACGGCGCGCAGACGATCTACGTCACCGACTCCGCGGGCTACATGCTGCCCGAGGACGTCAAGGCGCGCTTCGCCGCGCTGCGCGAGGTGCTGAAGCCGGAGACGGAAATCGGCTTCCACGGCCACCACAACCTCGGGATGGGCATCGCCAATTCGATCGCCGCGATCGAGGCGGGCGCGAGTCGCATCGACGGATCGGTCGCGGGCCTGGGCGCGGGCGCGGGCAACACGCCGCTCGAAGTCTTCGCCGCGGTGTGCGAGCGCATGGGCATCGAGACCGGCGTGGATCTCTTCAAGATCATGGACGTCGCCGAGGACGTCATCGTGCCGATGATGGACCACATCGTCCGCGTCGATCGCGAATCGCTGACCCTCGGTTTCGCGGGCGTCTATTCGACCTTCCTTCTGCACTCGAAACGGGCGGCCGAGCGCTTCGGCGTGCCGGCGCGCGACATCCTGGTCGAGCTGGGCCGCAAGAAGATGATCGGCGGCCAGGAAGACATGATTCAGGACACCGCGATGACGATGGCGAAGGAACGCGGGCTGCTGCAGGACGTGGCAGCCTGA
- the dmpH gene encoding 2-oxo-3-hexenedioate decarboxylase: MSRNNELTLSREDVVRLCERVEGAQRGAYAIPKLTDEYPAMTIADGYAVQSELRRRYLAQGHRLVGWKAGLTSKAKMQQMGVDVPSIGFLTDRMARPESSAIATADLVHPRVECEVAFVMKKDLQGPGCTREDVLDATDYVLPAVEIIDSRYSGFKFDLASVIADNGSSARFVGGGRARYVEDLDLRTLGVVMEKNGEIVTMGASAAVLGHPAEAIAMLVNILADMDEGLPAGSFVMSGGITEAISVKPGDSIVARFQELGSVSMRFV; the protein is encoded by the coding sequence ATGAGCCGGAACAATGAACTGACGCTGTCGCGCGAGGACGTCGTGCGCCTGTGCGAGCGGGTCGAAGGCGCCCAGCGCGGCGCGTACGCGATCCCGAAGCTGACCGACGAATACCCGGCGATGACGATTGCTGACGGCTACGCCGTGCAGAGCGAACTGCGCCGGCGCTACCTCGCGCAGGGCCATCGGCTGGTCGGCTGGAAGGCGGGCCTCACGTCGAAGGCGAAAATGCAGCAGATGGGTGTCGATGTCCCCTCGATCGGCTTCCTCACCGACCGCATGGCGCGGCCCGAGAGCAGCGCGATCGCGACGGCCGACCTCGTGCATCCGCGCGTCGAGTGCGAAGTCGCCTTCGTGATGAAGAAGGACCTGCAGGGACCGGGCTGCACCCGCGAGGACGTGCTGGACGCGACCGACTACGTGCTGCCCGCGGTCGAGATCATCGATTCGCGCTACTCCGGCTTCAAGTTCGACCTCGCCAGCGTGATCGCCGACAACGGTTCGTCCGCGCGCTTCGTCGGCGGCGGCCGCGCCCGCTACGTCGAGGACCTCGACCTGCGCACGCTCGGCGTTGTGATGGAAAAGAACGGCGAGATCGTGACGATGGGCGCCTCGGCGGCCGTGCTCGGTCATCCGGCCGAGGCGATCGCGATGCTGGTGAACATCCTCGCCGACATGGACGAAGGCTTGCCTGCCGGCAGCTTCGTCATGAGCGGCGGCATCACCGAAGCCATCTCCGTGAAGCCGGGCGACAGCATCGTCGCGCGCTTCCAGGAACTCGGCAGCGTGTCGATGCGCTTCGTCTGA
- a CDS encoding 2Fe-2S iron-sulfur cluster-binding protein, translated as MKFAITIEDTSERYDCAPDESLLAGMVRLGRRGIPAGCCGGGCGVCKVEITAGAFEARAMSRDHVSAAEQAEGRVLACRVYPRSDVTLRVLGKMQKTVCGKKVVEQAERRAPS; from the coding sequence GTGAAGTTCGCCATCACCATCGAAGACACGTCGGAGCGCTATGACTGCGCGCCCGACGAGTCGCTCCTCGCCGGCATGGTCCGCCTCGGCCGGCGGGGGATTCCCGCCGGCTGCTGCGGCGGGGGCTGCGGCGTGTGCAAGGTCGAGATCACCGCGGGTGCTTTCGAAGCGCGCGCGATGAGCCGCGATCACGTCAGCGCCGCGGAGCAGGCGGAAGGGCGCGTGCTCGCCTGCCGGGTTTATCCACGCAGCGATGTGACCTTGCGCGTGTTGGGCAAGATGCAGAAGACGGTGTGCGGCAAGAAGGTCGTCGAGCAGGCTGAACGCCGTGCCCCCTCCTGA
- a CDS encoding acetaldehyde dehydrogenase (acetylating) has protein sequence MKKIKCALIGSGNIGTDLIYKIKRSPVLEPVWMVGIDPESEGLARAREMGLKTTAEGVDGLLPHVEADGIQIAFDATSAYVHAENSRKLNELGVMMIDLTPAAIGPLCVPPVNLREHADKLAMNVNMISCAGQATIPVVNAVSRIQSVEYAEIVASLASKSVGPGTRANLDEFTYTTSNAICKVGGARRGKALCIINPAEPSMIMRNTIYCLTDDEPDHARITESILQMIGEVQKYVPGYKLVNGPIFDGNKVSVFLEVAGLGDYLPKYAGNLDIMTAAATRTAEMFAEEILAGKIQLKAAETV, from the coding sequence ATGAAGAAGATCAAGTGCGCCCTGATCGGGTCCGGCAACATCGGCACGGACCTGATCTACAAGATCAAGCGCAGCCCGGTGCTGGAACCGGTGTGGATGGTCGGCATCGACCCGGAGTCCGAAGGTCTCGCGCGGGCCCGTGAAATGGGGCTCAAGACCACCGCGGAAGGCGTCGATGGCCTGCTGCCGCACGTCGAGGCGGACGGCATCCAGATCGCCTTCGACGCGACCAGCGCCTACGTGCATGCCGAGAACAGCCGCAAGCTCAACGAGCTCGGCGTGATGATGATCGACCTCACGCCGGCGGCGATCGGGCCGCTGTGCGTGCCGCCGGTGAACCTTCGCGAGCACGCCGACAAGCTCGCGATGAACGTGAACATGATCTCGTGCGCCGGCCAGGCGACGATCCCGGTCGTGAATGCCGTGTCGCGCATCCAGAGCGTCGAATACGCCGAGATCGTCGCGAGTCTCGCGTCGAAGTCGGTCGGCCCCGGCACCCGCGCCAACCTCGACGAGTTCACCTACACGACCTCGAACGCAATCTGCAAGGTCGGCGGCGCCCGCCGCGGCAAGGCGCTGTGCATCATCAACCCGGCCGAGCCGTCGATGATCATGCGCAACACGATCTACTGCCTGACCGACGACGAGCCTGACCATGCGCGCATCACCGAGTCGATCCTGCAGATGATCGGCGAAGTGCAGAAGTACGTGCCGGGCTACAAGCTCGTCAATGGCCCGATCTTCGACGGCAACAAGGTGTCCGTCTTCCTCGAAGTCGCCGGACTCGGCGACTACCTGCCCAAGTACGCCGGCAACCTCGACATCATGACCGCGGCCGCGACGCGCACCGCCGAGATGTTCGCCGAGGAGATCCTCGCCGGAAAGATCCAGTTGAAAGCCGCGGAGACCGTGTGA